A genomic segment from Oncorhynchus clarkii lewisi isolate Uvic-CL-2024 chromosome 14, UVic_Ocla_1.0, whole genome shotgun sequence encodes:
- the LOC139366598 gene encoding transcription termination factor 1-like: MVEKERKKGKKQMEVPDPEERTEERTKRKSNTLHTQRVGDDGGTVAAGGMSSWKKKKTRNDRETEEGMDSGLSASAVDVSAVRVPVEAIKSKKKLKNRQTKLEEGAESRETVLRLADDPEIIELYTEAVEGGENVVTEVQKNEKENRKRKKEKVGEIQLSVCPDETELPGILEQTGRKWKTTTRMKTQPDGGAEEGSRRNKRQCCRESDTGMDSVPSKSDNRTRDAGPESETGQDGLHTTMVETSTQHRRRMQNDKALSENEWRAMIELKEFVPNIASRPVNKIRAMIKYDLDRFKEFRRQGISLRTGRYSAQENRQLMSNINDFLALTGIENAAKLFHTKRFRDELSFIQRLKSHHRFPERIGEGIPRPWHKIYTRGGRKMFDGSSYKGRRRFSEDELYSLKKLQTLHGNNWVKISQLTGRSETPLRKRFSQIFANLGSWGEEELKRLMEAVRDHLLGQVEPGRGHATVRKDQLYNNIPWTVVCRRVKTRHRDQCRMKWLGVMAYKMAHGQPAFSGGVKTLKAKVDLIKALNAMQVEDASDVDWEEIAHTIGGVTPCYVQMHYHKLKVAKVPLRQSMSFCETIDFLYSSVLPKFEELLRHSQTESGETESREDPQEHFLLSEIFEDEDD; this comes from the exons atggtggagaaagagaggaagaaaggtaAGAAGCAAATGGAGGTACCAGATCCTGAGGAACGAACTGAAGAGAGAACTAAGAGAAAGTCAAACACTCTTCACACACAACGTGTGGGAGACGATGGAGGGACTGTTGCCGCGGGGGGGATGAGTAGCTGGAAGAAAAAGAAAACCCgtaatgacagagagacagaagaggggATGGACAGTGGCCTCTCAGCGTCTGCAGTAGATGTCTCAGCTGTAAGGGTGCCCGTAGAGGCCATAAAGAGTAAGAAGAAGCTCAAGAACAGACAAACTAAGCTTGAAGAGGGAGCGGAAAGCCGTGAGACAGTTTTAAGATTAGCAGATGATCCTGAAATCATAGAACTGTACACTGAAGCGGTTGAGGGAGGGGAAAATGTGGTAACGGAGGTACAGAAGAACGAAAAAGAGAACAGGAAACGAAAGAAGGAAAAAGTTGGAGAGATTCAACTGAGCGTTTGTCCAGATGAAACCGAGCTCCCAGGTATTCTAGAACAAACTGGGAGAAAATGGAAAACAACAACGAGGATGAAAACACAACCGGATGGAGGGGCTGAAGAGGGCAGCAGGAGAAACAAGAGACAATGCTGCAGAGAGTCCGACACGGGAATGGACAGTGTCCCCTCTAAGTCAGATAACAGGACTCGTGATGCTGGACCAGAATCTGAGACAGGGCAAGATGGCCTCCATACAACCATGGTTGAGACAAGCACCCAACACCGCAGACGCATGCAAAACGATAAAGCTCTAAG TGAAAACGAATGGAGGGCTATGATTGAGCTCAAAGAGTTTGTTCCCAATATTGCGTCGCGGCCTGTTAATAAGATCAGAGCGATGATCAAGTATGATCTTGATCGATTCAAGGAATTCCGAAGACAAG GCATTTCCCTGCGAACCGGACGATACAGCGCACAGGAGAACAGACAACTCATGAGTAACATAAACGACTTCCTGGCTCTCACAGGGATTGAGAATGCCGCTAAACTCTTCCATACAAAGCGCTTCAGAGACGAACTGTCTTTCATCCAGAGGCTGAAGAGTCATCACAGATTCCCTGAGAGAATAG GTGAAGGAATCCCGAGGCCTTGGCATAAGATCTATACTCGTGGTGGGAGGAAAATGTTTGATGGCAGCAGTTACAAGGGCCG ACGAAGGTTCAGCGAAGATGAACTTTACTCTTTGAAAAAACTGCAGACGTTGCACGGCAACAATTGGGTGAAGATCTCACAGTTGACTGGCCGGAGTGAAACGCCCCTTAGGAAACGGTTTTCTCAGATTT TCGCAAACTTAGGTTCTTGGGGCGAGGAAGAACTGAAGAGACTAATGGAAGCTGTGCGAGACCACCTGCTGGGACAGGTGGAGCCTGGCAGAGGGCATGCCACCGTCAGGAAAGACCAGCTGTACAACAACATCCCCTGGACAGTTGTATGCCGGAGGGTTAAGACACGCCACCGGGACCAGTGTCGAATGAAATG GTTGGGTGTTATGGCATACAAAATGGCACACGGACAACCAGCATTCAGTGGAGGTGTGAAAACCTTAAAGGCTAAAGTGGATTTGATCAAAGC GTTGAATGCAATGCAGGTGGAAGATGCCTCAGATGTTGACTGGGAAGAAATTGCTCACACAATTGG GGGAGTTACTCCTTGCTACGTACAGATGCACTACCACAAGCTAAAAGTAGCCAAAGTGCCGTTGCGTCAGAGCATGTCTTTCTGTG AGACCATTGATTTCCTGTACAGTAGTGTTCTGCCCAAGTTTGAAGAGCTCCTCCGACACAGTCAGACTGAGTCAGGGGAGACCGAGTCCAGAGAAGATCCACAAGAGCACTTCCTGCTCTCAGAGATCTTTGAAGATGAGGACGACTGA